gctcatatgtgaaactattctaactgaacattttcattcacagtgacactgactccgaatgggagtcttatccggtgtcctgtgtgaatttaagtatgctctctctaattctctctttctctctcggaggacctgagccctaggaccatgcgtcaggactacctggcatgatgactccttgctgtccccagtccacctggccttgccgctgttcctgtttcaactgttctgcctgcggctatggaaccctaaactgttcatttttattcttgaggtgctgtcctgttgcaccctctacaaccactgtgatctccacctggcacagccagaagaggactggccctcatagactggttcctctctaggtttcttcctaggtttttgccttcctagggagtttttcctagccaccgtgcttctacacctgcattgcttgctgtttagggttttaggctggggccatataaatgtatttgatttgatagaggactgagggtcttccaaatattgaaagtgtgtaaatagttacccatgttattttgtatatgtctatactgtatatatctttttttcatattttttaatcaataattaaaaaaaacattttttttcatttttttttggggggggtgtgtgttagaataccattttggtattttgtatatagttatttgtttcaaaatgtatacattcaccaatttggccacttgggtacatttgggctacttgtgtgagacacctgggtgacttcatgataaatgtaatgtagcacactcattttggaagttatcattctgaaacaaaagtactgttgccctcttatatttttcacAAAAATTGTCCCCTATCTGAATGttagttttatcttgttcattttaaagatgatgatacaaaaataaaaatatctaaaccagatctattgtgttatattctcctacattcaattcacatgtacacaaacttcagagtgttttctttcaaatgataccaagaatatgcatatccttggttctgtgcctgagctacaggctgttagatttgggtatgtcttcaggcggaaattgcacaaGTAGGGGTGGAGCTGTAAGAGGCTAaccatgtcccagtttaggtcacctaacagcacgagctctgaagatagattggGCAATCAATTCATATATGGTGTCAAGGGCACAGCTGGGGACAGAGGGTGGTCTGTAGCaagtggcaacggtgagagacttgtttctggaaaggaggatttttaaaagtagaagctcaaattatttgggcacagacctggatagttagacagaactctgcaggctgtctcggCAGTAGATAGAACatccaaagggggcggagtttcAATCTGttagaaaatgttatagttaaaGATGGACATTTCAGGGTTTTCGGAAGTATTCCTAagtcaggattcagacacggctagaacatccgggttggcagagtgtgctaaagcagtgaataaaacaaccttagggaggaggcttcgaatgttaacatgcatgaaaccaaggtttgacggttacagaagtcaacaaatgagagtgactggggaatgggagtggagctagccacagcagggcctgggttaacctctacatcaccagaggaggaggaggataagggtAGGGATAAgtgctataagaactggttgtctagaacgttcggaacagagagtaaaaggagcaggtttctgggcacggtagaatagattcaaggcataatatacagacaaagGTATTGCAGTATGTGAATagagtggaggtaaacctatgcattgagtgacgatgagagagatattgtctctagaaacatcatttaaACCAGATGAGGTcgctgcatgtgtgggaggtggaactaaagggttagctaaggcgtattgagcagggctagaggctctacaatGAAATAAGGCAATAATTACCAATCAAAACAGCactggacaaggcatattgacattaggaagaggcatgcgtagccaagtgatcagtgggTCCATTGAGTAGCTGGGCGAGCTGGAGgcacagcgattcagacagcttgCGGGCCTGGGCTTgcaggctagcagaagggccttagagggacttTGCGATGGACGAAGTCATTTGTAGCCCCTCCGTGCGGTTACGTCGGCAAATCAGTCATGATGGATCAGCAGGTCTCCGTgtagtaaaagggtccaggccactTGTCAAAAAATGTATAGTAGCCCCCAGACGGGCCGTCCTCGGgtgtgaaggtaggcaacaacacatccgccactctgatcctcaagaCTGTGGAACAACAAGGGTCTGATCTaagcctcctcctgtactccctgttcacccatggctGAGTGGCAACTGAATAATCAAGTTTgttgacaacagtggtaggcctgattgcCATAGATGGCTACTTTAAAATGTTGGAAGACCTCAATGGCAATGTTCATGCCAAAATGGATTTCATCCATCTAGAGTCCTCTATCTAACTTCATGAGACTGACTCAATAGCCAGGTTTTGACCCGCAAACACCGTCCCCTAATTGCAATGAGGTGCACCTGGAGACAAATAGATACACCTGGGTAAATTAAGACATGTCACATAACATAAATAACAGGTGTATTGGAGCTTGTTATCATCAGTTGCATTGTCTCTGTTAGTACCACTCCTGTACCTGGCATCATGCGCATGTTGAGACTGACGGTGGTCACATGTGAGTATACAAATCTGTATCTGATGCAGATTAGAATTTTAATGTATATGACCAAATGTTTCTATTTGTGAGTAATAGAAGTACATGTCATATGATTTGAGGGACATTCAGTTCCTTTTGGGCAAAAAGGTATTCCAAGCATGGAATATGAGACCAAATGCTGAACTTGACTATAATACACTTAGTATAACTGAAATGCTTGAGTATAGAGACCAATGATGAGTTGTAGCTTCATGGTCCAAGTGCATATGATGTTGAATGTTGCTGAACTAGCTGTGTGATGTTGTTTCAGTGCTGGCTACAGCTTGCTGCACGCTAACAGATggaggtactgtatgtaataatgATGATACTACTTAACCAAGATAATGTGAGTGGTGTAATTCCTGTTTATTTGTCCTGGCAGCAATCAGCATCACGTGTGAAGGCTCTGATGCTTTACTGCAATGTGGTAAGCTAGTCCACACTGCTGAACAGTATACTCACCGACCACCTATGATCGTTTATACTGTAGATTAGCGTCACCAGCCCACACCATAGAGACCCATACTTGGCTCTCCTTCGTGCCTCActgttctccatctccctcaGATGGAGGTAAGATCCATATCAAGCGTGTGAACTACGGTCGTCGTCAACACGATGTTTGTTCTATTGGGCGCCCTGATAACCAACTCACCGACACCAACTGCCTCAGCCAATCCTCCACCAGCAAGATGGTAGAAAGGTACTAGAACCTGTAACTCCTTGGCTGTAGTGTAAACCACCACCAGCAAGATGGCAGAAATGTGCTGGAacctgttgtgtttacctgtatgAACTCATGACCTCAACATGTCTTTGAAACACACAGATGTGGTGGGAAGAGCGAGTGTATTGTCCCTGCATCCAATTTCGTTTTTGGAGACCCCTGTGTCGGGACTTATAAGTACCTGGACACCAAATACTCCTGTGTCCAACAGCAAGAAACAAGTCAGTCTCTGAATGTGTGCTAATAATACTTAGTGGTGGGCACCGATATCCATATTTTGATTTGACGTAGTGTCGGTATGACTGTGGCATGTTGGGATATTGTTTAATTCTCCTACCCACTTTTAATCTTGTAAAAAAGTAAGCTCAGCTGATTGCTAGAAAAGGAATATAATGAGTTGGTTCCCCTATGGTACCAGCTTGTTAACTTTTGTTTCTCCAAGTGTAAACCACCCACACCTGATAACTAACCCTAGCAAGCTGTGGATATGCTACTTGTTTAGTTTGagtagcctatagggaggtcagagacctggcagtgtgatgccaAAGGAACTGGtattggactacaggaaacggagggccgagcccCTCCCTGCCAGGAGGCTAAAAGGATTGCTTTCAGCCCTCCGATCCTGAATTCTACACCATTGAGAGCtttttgactggctgcatcaccactagGTATGGCATCTGACCACAAGGTCCTACAGAGGGTAtagcgtacggcccagtacatcagagGCCGCGCTCCCTGCATCAGGATTTCGACACCGTGTGTCGGAAGGCCCTACATTGTCAATGACTCGCGCCACCCAAGTTATACTGGTCTCTGCTACACCATAACAAATGATAcggatgcaccaagtctggaaccaacaggaccctgaacggCTTCTacttcccccaagccataactgCTGAATGACTACCCGATTTGCTGTTACTTTTTTAACTTGTCTCATATGCTCCTGCTGTTACTAGTTATATTTACATATCTAGCTCAATTAGCCAGCAAGAACATGGGAGGGAAGCGTCTCAAGCTTATTTGATGCTTGTGCACTTAATCTGGTTTACCACTGAATGTTTCAGTGAACGGAAACTAGCTAGCGCAACTCACACATTTTTGCAGGGTTTATAGCCAATCTGACAGATGGCACAAACTGCATAGAAATACAGGTTAGGTGTAGTGGGTTGACTTTTTTCACCAGTTTAGGTCTAGCCAGCCAGTGTGCTTCAAATGTTAGCATTTCGAGAACTGCTCATACGGAAGTGAAACTACAAGGTAACGGTGGCAGATGACGAGCCTAACTTTTTGTACTTTAGTTCATGCTAACAAGTTTATAATGACTTATAAAAATGCACCTGAAATCAACATTCCCTGTTAGTGCCCATCACTAACACTTCACCAGGCTAATGTATGTCTTAATTTGTCTGGCCAGTGGTgtaactcctgtgttgtctttgcAGTAAGCAGCATCATATGTGAAGGCTCTGATTCTCAACTACTATGTGGTAAGCTGGTCAACACTACCGTACAGTTTAATCATGTGGTGCCGTGTATATTAGTCACTAGCCCACACCAACACCCAGGTTTGTCCTTTCT
This genomic window from Oncorhynchus nerka isolate Pitt River linkage group LG2, Oner_Uvic_2.0, whole genome shotgun sequence contains:
- the LOC135572850 gene encoding L-rhamnose-binding lectin CSL3-like isoform X2; this encodes MRMLRLTVVTSISITCEGSDALLQCDGGKIHIKRVNYGRRQHDVCSIGRPDNQLTDTNCLSQSSTSKMVERCGGKSECIVPASNFVFGDPCVGTYKYLDTKYSCVQQQETISSIICEGSDSQLLCDRGEIRIQRANYGRRQHDVCSIGRPHKQLKNTNCLSQSTTSEMAERCDGERHCIVKVSNSVFGDPCVGTYKYLDVAYTCD
- the LOC135572850 gene encoding L-rhamnose-binding lectin CSL3-like isoform X1, which gives rise to MRMLRLTVVTLLATACCTLTDGAISITCEGSDALLQCDGGKIHIKRVNYGRRQHDVCSIGRPDNQLTDTNCLSQSSTSKMVERCGGKSECIVPASNFVFGDPCVGTYKYLDTKYSCVQQQETISSIICEGSDSQLLCDRGEIRIQRANYGRRQHDVCSIGRPHKQLKNTNCLSQSTTSEMAERCDGERHCIVKVSNSVFGDPCVGTYKYLDVAYTCD